The following is a genomic window from Chloroflexota bacterium.
CGTCGACCCTCCTCATCCTCGACGAGCCCGGCGACATCGCGGAGGCGGCGGCGTTCCTCTGGCGTCAGGCGGACGAGCGAAGGGCCGATCTGGAGGCATCCGGCGAGCTCCCGGCGGGCTGGCCGGCGACGTACCTGCCACCCCGCGCGTGGAAGTCCCGGCTCCTCGGGGCCCGGACGCTCGAGCTCACCTGGGAGAGCGAGAGCTCATCCGAGTCGGCGATCGCCGGCGGCGGCCTCAGCAGCGGCGATCTCTTCGGCTGGCGCGAGCCCGTCCTCCCAGCGGGCCGGGCCGGGCAGCTCGCCGAGGCGGTCGATCGGTGGGCGGCGGATCGCGCCCGGATCGTCCTCGCCTCGGACCAGGGCGTCCGCCTCGCCGAGATCCTCGCCGAATCGGGTCGGCCGGTAGCGGTCGTCGCCCGCATCGCGGATCCACCCCCGCCAGGCGCCACGACGATCGTCGAGCGGAGTCTCAACGGCGGCTTCGTCGGCGGGCCGGAAGGCCTCGTCTTCGTCACGGACCGGGAGCTGTTCGGGACCGTTCGGATCCGCCGTCCCAGGGCGCTGCGGCGGGTGGTGCCCCGCGACATCCTCGAGCGTCTCGCGCCCGGCGACCTCGTCGTCCACGTGGATCACGGCGTCGCGCGGTACGAGCGGATGATCCGCCGCGGCGGCGCGGGCGAGGATCGCGACTACCTCGAGCTGAGCTTCGCGGGTGGCGATCGGATCTTCGTGCCGCTCGAGCAGATCGATCGCGTGACTCGCTATTCCGGTGGCGAGCGACCGCAGCTGTCGCGGCTCGGCGGCAGCGAATGGGCGCGCACGAAGCAGCGCGTGAAGCGGGCCGTCACGGATCTCGCCGATGAGCTTCTCGCGCTGTACGCGACACGGGCCGCCGCCCGCGGGCACGCCTTCGCTCCGGACACGCCGTGGCAGGCGGAGATGGAGGCGAGCTTCCCGTACGAGGAGACCGCGGACCAGCTCCGCGCCACCGAGGAGGTCAAGGCGGACATGGAGGCCGGCCGGCCGATGGATCGGCTCGTCGTCGGCGACGTCGGCTACGGCAAGACGGAGGTCGCCCTGCGGGCCGCGTTCAAGGCGATCCAGGATGGGACCCAGGTGGCCGTCCTCGTCCCGACGACCGTTCTCGCGGCACAACACCACGCGACGTTCAGCTCGCGGTTCGGGGCCTATCCGATCGTCGTCCACCTCCTCTCGCGGTTCGTGGCGCCCGCCGGACAGGCGCGGACGATCGCCGGCCTCGCGGACGGCTCGGTGGATCTCGTCATCGGGACCCACCGCCTGCTCTCGAAGGACGTCCGGTTCCGGGACCTCGGGCTCGTGGTCGTCGACGAGGAGCAGCGATTCGGGGTCGCCGCCAAGGAACGCCTCAAGCGCCTCCGGAGCGAGGTGGACGTGCTCACCCTCAGCGCGACCCCCATCCCCCGCACGCTCAACCTCGCCCTCGCCGGCATCCGCGACCTCAGCGTCATCGAGACTCCGCCGGAGGATCGGCTGCCGATCCAGACGCGGGTCGCCGAGGCGTCCGCCGGCCTCGTCCGCGATGCGATCCTCCGCGAGCTGGACCGCGGCGGCCAGGTCTTCTACGTCCACAATCGGGTCGAGACGATCGAGGCCCAGGCCGATCAGCTGCGGCGGATGCTGCCAGGAGTGCGGATCGTCGTCGGTCACGGTCAGATGGGGGAGGGCGCCCTCGAGCAGGTCATGATCACGTTCGCCGACGGCGCCGCGGACGTGCTCGTCTGCACGACGATCATCGAGTCCGGGCTCGACATCCCCAACGCGAACACGATCGTCATCGACCGGGCGGACACGCTCGGCCTGGCCCAGCTCTACCAGCTCCGCGGGCGGGTCGGGCGATCGTCCCGCCGGGCGTATGCGTATCTCCTCTACCGCCGGCGCGAGCGGCTCTCCGACGAGGCGCGGAAGCGGCTCCAGGCGATCTTCAACGCGTCCGAGCTCGGGGCCGGGTTCCAGATCGCGCTGTCGGACCTCGAGATCCGGGGGGCCGGCGACATCCTCGGCGCCGAGCAGTCGGGACACATGGCGGCCGTCGGGTTCGACCTGTATTCGCGACTGCTCGCCGAGGCCGTTGAGGAACGAAAGGCGACGTTCGAGGGACGGGAGCCGGTGGTGGTCCGCCAGGGCGCCGTCGTCGATCTGCCGGTGGAGGCGCATCTCCCGGACAGCTACGTACCTGACGAGGCCCAGAAGCTCGAGCTGTACCGGCGGCTCGCCCGTGCCCGGACTGCCGGCGACCTCGCCGCCTTCCGGCAGGAGGTGGCCGATCGCTTCGGTCCGCCGCCGCCGGCCGTCCTCCGTCTCGTCGAGGTGGCGGAGCTCCGCCTCACGGCCGAACGCGCCGGCGTCTCGTCGATCTCCCGCGAGGATGGCCAGCTTGTCATCCGGTTCGGAGCCGGGTTGTCACGGGCCATGGCGATGCGGATGCTCTCCGGGCCAGGCCTGTCCGGTGTCCGGCCGGGCGAGACCACATTCGCGAGCAACCAGGTGCGGATCCGCATACCGCGCGATCCCGCCCGTGCCTGGGGACTCACCCAGGCCGTCGTCGCACGGCTGGCGGCGAGCGAGTGAGGCCTTGGCCGCCGGAGCCCCGGGCGGCTGGATCGGCCGGGCGGCGGGATCGGGGCGGCAGGATCGGCCCGTCCGAGCTCCGGGCGCCCGGAAAACTCGTGCATTCGTGAATGGTTCACCGCTGCACGATTGCGGCGCGCGCGGGGCCCGTGGAGCTTCCGTTCACGCGGGGCTCGCGCCCCCGGCTCGACGGGACACGGCCACGGCGGCCGAGAGGACGAGAGGCCGAGGGGCCGAGAGGCCGAGCGGGCGGCGATCGGCACGACGCGATAGGCTGAAGTGACCCTCGGCGA
Proteins encoded in this region:
- the mfd gene encoding transcription-repair coupling factor; its protein translation is MSDPGGSSTGAVPGHRAGHRPPDLSALPPLLAATGSFAALRERLGAPDRPPAADRPPAPDRPLPKTGRHAGLTAMPHGAKTFLAAALALAPSGERICWIARDSEIGDRVAEELGAWLGDPGAVAVLEPRTALAYERSELVADETAARVAALAAWRSGAAPVLVASVQALLQPTIAPEDLPANPRLIRVGMRLGLEVLLLELLDLGYVPVMEVAGRGEFARRGGIVDVFPPSSPLPVRLEFFGDEIDSLRRFDPTDQRTVETIDAATLLPASEILVPADGSAGIRARLGRMAGRLPERLASDLARFEAATIPSSAAVVAGASSSSASTDGRPTRALDVGDAAEVWAGVLCQATGLDHLDPSTLLILDEPGDIAEAAAFLWRQADERRADLEASGELPAGWPATYLPPRAWKSRLLGARTLELTWESESSSESAIAGGGLSSGDLFGWREPVLPAGRAGQLAEAVDRWAADRARIVLASDQGVRLAEILAESGRPVAVVARIADPPPPGATTIVERSLNGGFVGGPEGLVFVTDRELFGTVRIRRPRALRRVVPRDILERLAPGDLVVHVDHGVARYERMIRRGGAGEDRDYLELSFAGGDRIFVPLEQIDRVTRYSGGERPQLSRLGGSEWARTKQRVKRAVTDLADELLALYATRAAARGHAFAPDTPWQAEMEASFPYEETADQLRATEEVKADMEAGRPMDRLVVGDVGYGKTEVALRAAFKAIQDGTQVAVLVPTTVLAAQHHATFSSRFGAYPIVVHLLSRFVAPAGQARTIAGLADGSVDLVIGTHRLLSKDVRFRDLGLVVVDEEQRFGVAAKERLKRLRSEVDVLTLSATPIPRTLNLALAGIRDLSVIETPPEDRLPIQTRVAEASAGLVRDAILRELDRGGQVFYVHNRVETIEAQADQLRRMLPGVRIVVGHGQMGEGALEQVMITFADGAADVLVCTTIIESGLDIPNANTIVIDRADTLGLAQLYQLRGRVGRSSRRAYAYLLYRRRERLSDEARKRLQAIFNASELGAGFQIALSDLEIRGAGDILGAEQSGHMAAVGFDLYSRLLAEAVEERKATFEGREPVVVRQGAVVDLPVEAHLPDSYVPDEAQKLELYRRLARARTAGDLAAFRQEVADRFGPPPPAVLRLVEVAELRLTAERAGVSSISREDGQLVIRFGAGLSRAMAMRMLSGPGLSGVRPGETTFASNQVRIRIPRDPARAWGLTQAVVARLAASE